A section of the Chelmon rostratus isolate fCheRos1 chromosome 16, fCheRos1.pri, whole genome shotgun sequence genome encodes:
- the mrps21 gene encoding 28S ribosomal protein S21, mitochondrial, translating to MSRHLRFISRTVMVRDDNVSAAYKTLNRILTQEGIVETVKNKRYFEKPCRERQRKNFENCRRIYCTEMARKIAFISRTNREDPWLGC from the exons ATGTCGAGGCACCTTCGTTTCATTTCGCGGACAGTGATGGTTCGTGACGACAACGTTTCTGCGGCCTACAAGACTTTAAACAG GATCCTGACTCAGGAGGGGATTGTCGAAACAGTGAAGAACAAGCGCTACTTTGAGAAGCCCTGCCGAGAGCGACAGCGGAAGAACTTTGAGAACTGCAGACGTATCTACTGCACAGAAATGGCCCGAAAAATTGCCTTCATCTccaggacaaacagagaggatCCCTGGCTCGGCTGCTAG
- the crabp2b gene encoding cellular retinoic acid-binding protein 2b, with translation MEKKITDFSGKWTMKSSENFEELLKALGVNVFLRKIAVTAASSPAVEITQQGESLSIKTSTSVRTTHVSFTVGQSFNEATVDGRPCTSLPKWETESKISCEQTLQKGDGPKTSWTRELTNDGQLILTMTAGDVVCTRVYERE, from the exons ATGGAGAAGAAGATCACAGATTTTTCAGGAAAGTGGACAATGAAGTCTTCGGAAAATTTCGAGGAACTTTTGAAAGCGCTGG gtgtgaatgtgttctTAAGGAAGATTGCAGTGACAGCTGCCTCCAGCCCGGCAGTGGAAATCACTCAGCAGGGAGAGAGTCTGTCCATCAAGACGTCCACCAGTGTCCGCACGACCCATGTCTCCTTCACTGTGGGTCAGTCCTTCAATGAGGCCACAGTGGATGGACGTCCCTGCACG AGTCTTCCTAAGTGGGAAACAGAGAGCAAGATCAGCTGTGAACAGACTCTACAGAAAGGCGACGGGCCCAAGACGTCGTGGACCCGAGAGCTGACCAACGATGGACAGCTGATACTG acaaTGACTGCTGGGGATGTCGTCTGCACCAGAGTTTATGAGAGGGAATGA
- the scamp3 gene encoding secretory carrier-associated membrane protein 3, whose amino-acid sequence MSKYTSFPEPMDDQNPFQDPAVTQHSSNTGYATLDLYNPFDNTTGPPPPYEATSPSAPSVPAQTPPSRTTPTEPRNYGSYNSQTAVNATTAELLRKQEELEKKARELERRERELESHSLGPGASRQNNWPPLPSFCPVGPCFYQDISVEITQRFQRTVTIMYYFWMFCTCTLLFNLISSLAMFCVDPSGGVGLGLAILWALLFTPCSFVCWYRPVYKAFRSDSSFNFFVFFFVFFAQVVVYVIMTIGIPGWGFSGWIVSLAALKTSVPVGAIMMMNAILFTAQTAMGVVILKKVHSLYRQTDASFQKAQAEFATGVMSNQAVRQAATTAAQGAFTAPR is encoded by the exons ATGTCAAAATACACAAGCTTCCCAGAGCCGATGGACGACCAAAATCCTTTCCAG GACCCTGCAGTGActcaacacagcagcaacacaggaTATGCCACACTGGACCTGTACAACCCATTTGATAATACGACTGGG CCTCCACCACCGTATGAAgccacctctccctctgctccatcTGTGCCTGCACAGACTCCACCCAGCAGGACAACGCCCACTGAGCCTCGCAACTATGGCTCCTATAACTCCCAG ACTGCAGTGAATGCTACCACAGCAGAACTCctgaggaagcaggaggagctggagaagaaagcccgggagctggagaggagagagagggagctggagTCACACAGCCTGGGACCTGGAGCCT CCCGTCAGAATAACTGGCCCCCGCTGCCTTCATTCTGCCCTGTTGGCCCCTGCTTCTACCAGGACATCAGTGTGGAGATCACTCAGCGCTTCCAGCGCACCGTCACCATCATGTACTACTTCTGGATGT TCTGCACTTGCACGCTGCTCTTCAACCTGATCTCCTCCCTGGCCATGTTCTGTGTGGACCCCTCCGGTGGTGTCGGCCTGGGCCTCGCCATCCTCTGGGCTCTGCTCTTCACCCCCTGCTCCTTCGTCTGTTGGTACCGACCTGTGTACAAAGCCTTCAG GAGTGACAGCTCCTTcaatttctttgtcttcttcttcgttttCTTTGCCCAAGTGGTCGTCTACGTCATCATGACTATCGGTATCCCTGGATGGGGTTTCAG CGGGTGGATCGTGAGCCTGGCTGCTCTGAAGACCAGCGTCCCCGTCGGTGCGATCATGATGATGAATGCCATCCTCTTTACTGCTCAAACCGCCATGGGGGTTGTCATACTGAAGAAG GTCCACAGTCTGTACAGGCAGACCGATGCCAGCTTTCAGAAGGCCCAGGCCGAGTTCGCCACCGGAGTCATGTCCAATCAGGCTGTACGCCAGGCGGCTACCACCGCCGCCCAGGGGGCCTTCACCGCACCTCGATAG